The Clostridium aceticum genomic interval ATCAACTGGTAAAAGAGCTAGGACTTAGTGTTCAAAATATTCATCTTATCGTGAATAGAGTAGCAAATGGTGAGTTGAAAGAAGACACAAAACAAGAAATTGAAAAACAAGGATTAAGCTTGCTTGGTGTAGTACCTTTAGATCAACAAGTTTATGAATATGATGCCCAAGGAATACCGCTGGTAAACCTTCCAGAGGATTCCATCTCTAAGACGGCATTAAGAAATATCTTATCAAAAATCCAGTTTTAATAGTAACTTTATTTAAGGGGGCGATTTTAGTGGCATTTAAAATGTCAGTACAGGATTACAAAGGAAAGATTAATGAAGTAGAAATAGGTAAAGGTGATAAAGCCTTTAAAGTTGGTGGAGAAGAAGCACTTTCATTTTATAGTTTTGATGGTGCAGCAGGTCAAACACCTAAAGTAGGTGTTGAAATTTTAGATATTTATCCAGAAGAATGGATTCCAGCTTTACAAGAATTGTATAAGGATGTAGCAAACAATCCTGCTGAATGGGCAAAGTTTGTTGAAAAAGAATTAAATCCTGATTTTATCTGTCTAAGACTTATAGGTGCTGATCCTAATGGATTAGATAAATCTGTTGAAGAATGTGCTGAAGTTGCTAAAGCTGTTGCTGAAGCCATTACTTTACCACTAGTTGTTGCTGGAACAGGTAACCATGATAAAGATGCTAAGTTATTTGAAAAAGTAGCTGCTGCTGTTGAAGGTAAGAACGTTCTTGTTTTAGCTGCTACAGAAGAAAACTATAAAGGTGTTGGAGCTGCTGCAGGTTTAGCTTATGGTCATAAGGTAGGCGCGGAATCTTCAGTAGATATTAACCTTGCAAAGCAATTAAACGTACTTTTAGGCCAACTTGGTGTTAAGACTGAAGATGTTGTTATGCACATTGGATGTTCAGCTGTAGGTTACGGATTTGAGTACCTTATCTCAACTGTAGATAGAATTAGATTAGCAGCTTTAAGCCAAAATGACAAAACTTTACAAATGCCTATTATAACACCTGTATCTTTTGAAACATGGAACGTTAAAGAAGCTGTTGCAGATGTAGAAGATGCTCCAGATTGGGGATGTAAAGAAGAACGTGGTATTACTATGGAAATATCAACTGCTACAAGTATTATTACAGTAGGTGCTGATGCAGTGATCGTTCGTCATCCAAAATCATTGGAAACAGTAAAGAAATTTGTAGCAGCATTAGCGTAAATTTTTCAAATAAACAACAACATATTTTATAAATAATATACTTTGTAAAATGATTTTTTAAGGGGGAAAGAAAAAATGGCTTTAACAGGATTAGATATATTTAAATTAACACCTAAAAGTAACTGTAAAGATTGTGGTTTTCCAACTTGTTTAGCATTTTGTATGAAGGTTGCAGCGGGAGCTGTTGAAATAGGTAAGTGTCCTCATATGAGTGCAGAAGCATTAGAAAAATTATCTGAGGCTACAGCACCACCAATGAAGGCTATTAAAATTGGTACTGGTGATAATGAATATACACTAGGTGGAGAAACTGTACTTTTCCGTCATGAAAAAACTTTTGTAAGTAGAAATAGATTTGCAGTAGCATTTAACGATGCAATGACTGCAGAAGAAGTAGATGCAAAGTTAGCTAACATTAAAAAAGTTAACTATGTAAGAATTGGTGAAGAGATGAAGGTTGAAATTGCTGCATTAAAATATACAGCAAACAAAGACAACTACATCAACCTTGTTAAAAAAGTTAAGGATAGCGATGCTCAACTAGTTTATATGCTAGTTTGTGAAGATGCTGACGTTCTTAAAGAAGCTTTAGAATTAGTGAAAGATGAAAAACCTGTGGTATATGGTGCTACAAAAGACAATTATGAAGCTATGGTAAACCTAGTGAAGGATGCAAAACTTCCTTTAGGTTTAAAAGCTGCTAATTTAGATGAATTATATGATTTAGTAGATAAGGTTCAAGCATTAGACTATAAAGAGTTACTATTAGCTGTAGAAGATCCTTCAGTGAAAGAAACCTTCAAAAACGTTGTTCAAATCAGAAGAACTGCTTTAAAAGAGCAGGACAGAAAGTTTGGTTATCCTTCAGTTGTATTTGCTAATGATTTAACAGGTGGCGACAAGTACATGGAAGTTGCCTTAGCATCATTATTCACATTAAAATATGGTTCTATTGTTGTACTGGATGACATAGACTATGCAAGAGCATTACCGTTATTTGCATTAAGACAAAATGTATACACTGATCCTCAAAGACCAATGAGAGTTGAGCCAGATTGCTATTCTATTAATGGTGCAGATGACAATTCTCCAGTATTAATTACTGTTGACTTTGCTTTAACTTACTTTATTGCAGCTGGTGAGATTGAAAGATCTAAAGTACCAGTATGGTTAGCTGTTCCAGATGCTGGCGGTTATTCTGTACTTACAGCTTGGGCTGCTGGTAAATTTGGTGCAGATAACATTAGTAAATTTATCAAAAATAGTGGTATAGCTGATAAAACAAAATCAAGAAAGTTAGTTATTCCAGGACTTGTAGCTGTACTTAAGGGTGAATTAGAAGACGAGTTGCCAGGCTGGGAAATTGTTGTAGGACCAGAAGAAGCTATGCATATTCCAAAGTTCTTAAAACAATTAGCAAGTGAAGATGCAACTGCGTAGATAATATATAAGTTAGTATGATTAAAATTAAGGAAAGGGTCACACCTTTCCTTAATATAAAAATAAGAAATGGGGGGTTATTTACATGGAAAAGTTCCTTGTAATTGGAGAGAGAATTCACTGTATTTCACCAGTAATTAGAAAGGCATTAGCTGAGAGAAATCCTGAGCCTATATTAAAAAGAGCAAAAGAGCAAATTGATGCTGGAGCAGATTATGTAGATGTAAACATAGGACCAGCAGCAAAAGATGGTGAAGAGTTAATGACTTGGGCTGTTCAATTGATTCAAAAAGAATTTGACAATGTTCCTTTAGCATTAGATACTATTAATAGAGCTGCTATGGTAGCTGGATTAAAAGTATATAACAAATCAAGAGGTAAAGCAATCATCAACTCTGCAGATGCTGGTCCAAGAATTGATTTATTTGACTTAGCAGCAGAACATGATGCAATGATTATAGGTTTATGTGCTAAAGAAGGTATCCCAAGAGATACTGAAGAACGTATTGCTTATTGTACAGAAATGTTAGAAAAAGCTATGGGATTAGGTATGGATCCAAGCGACATATTATTTGACCCGCTTTTCCTAGTTATTAAAGGAATGCAAGAAAAGCAATCAGATGTTTTAGATGCTATTAGACAAATTACTGAAATGGGTCTTAAAACTACTGGTGGATTAAGTAACGTTTCTAATGGAGCTCCAAAGCATGTAAGACCAATTTTAGATTCAGCTTTTGCAGCTATGGCAATGCAATGTGGACTTTCTTCTGCAATCATCAATCCATGTGACAAAGAATTAATGGACACAATTAAATCTTGTGATGTTATTAAAAACAACATTCTATATGCTGATTCATACTTAGACTTATAATAACTTTTGTAATAAATATAAAAAAGGGGGTAACAACTTATGAATTTGTTTAATATTATTTACACTGGTTCTAACCAAGCTTTAGCGGCAGCTGAAGGTCTGCTAAAAAAAGCTATCGAAGAAAAAGGTGTAGACCACAAAGTAGCTTTTCCAGAAACTGCTTATTCACTTCCTATCATTTATGCAGCAACTGGACAAAAAATGAACACACTGCAAGATTTAGAAGGTGCTATCGGAGTTGTTAAGAGCTTAATCGATGAACAACCTCGACTAGAGCCAGCTTTAAATGCAGGTCTAGCTACAGCAGTTGCAGCAGAAATTATTGAAGCTGTTAAGTACGCTTTAAATGAAACACCTTATGAGGCACCTTGTACTGGGCATATCAGTGATGCGATTATCCGTTCACTTGGTGTACCACTTGTAACTGGAGATATCCCAGGGGTTGCCGTTGTTTTAGGAGAATGTCCTGATAGCGAAACAGCTGCTAAAGTTATCAAAGATTACCAATCAAAAGGTTTACTTACTTTCTTAGTTGGAAAGATTATTGATCAAGCTATAGAAGCAAATGTGAAAATGGGACTTGAACTAAGAGTAATCCCATTGGGATATGATGTAACTTCTGTTATCCACGTTGTATCTGTAGCGATCAGAGCAAGTCTTATCTTTGGTGGTGTTGAGCCAGGAAAACTTGCTGAACATATGGAATATACTAAAAACAGAGTACCAGCTTTTGTTAATGCCTTTGGTCCTTTAAGTGAGTTAGTAGTTTCTGCTGGAGCAGGTGCTATTGCTCTTGGATTCCCAGTAATTACTGACCAAACAGTATTAGAAGTGCCAACATTATTATTAACACAAAAAGACTATGATAAAGTTCCTGCTACTTCATTAGAAGCTAGAGGTATCAAAATTAAGATTACAGAAATTCCAATTCCAGTTGGATTTGCTGCTGCCTTCGAAGGTGAGAGAGTTAGAAAAGACGATCTTAACGTAGAATTTGGTGGAAACAAAACTGAGTGTTGGGAATTAGTTAAAGCTAGAGATTTAGGTGATATCGAAGATCATAAGATAGAAATTATCGGACCAGACATTGATCAAATTGAAGGAACTCCTAAGCGTCTTCCACTTGCAATCATTGTTGAGGTAGCTGGTAAGAATATGCAAGAAGACTTCGAGCCTGTATTAGAAAGACGTATTCACTACTTCATGAACTATACAGAAGGTGTTATGCACGTAGGACAAAGAGATACTTCTTGGATCAGAATCAACCATGATACCTTCAATGCTGGATTTAGATTGAAGCATATTGGAGAAGTTTTATATGCAAAAATGAGAGATGAGTTTGATGCTGTTGTTGATAAGTGTCAAATCACTATCGTAACAGATCCTGAAAAAGTAGCTGCTATGAAGGAAACTCATGCTATTCCTAAGTATACTGCAAGGGATGAAAGACTTGCATCTTTAACTGATGATAGTGTAGATACTTTCTACTCTTGTCTACTATGTCAATCCTTTGCTCCAGCTCACGTTTGTATCGTTACTCCTGAAAGACTAGGTCTTTGTGGGGCGGTAAGCTGGTTAGATGCTAAAGCTACTAAGGAGTTAGACCCAACAGGTCCTTGTCAACCAATTCTTAAAGAAGGTGTTGAAGACGAAGATAAAGGTATCTGGAATTCTGTTAATGAGCACGTTGCTGAAAAATCACAAGGTGCTGTAGAAAGAATTACTCTTTACAGTTTAATGGAAGATCCTATGACTTCTTGTGGTTGTTTTGAGTGTATCGCTGGAATTATGCCAGAAGCTAATGGTGTAGTTATCGTAAATAGAGAGCACGGTGGAACAACACCTGTAGGTATGACCTTCGGAGAACTTGCTTCTATGAGTGGTGGTGGGGTTCAAACACCAGGATTCATGGGACACGGAAGATTCTTCATCTCTTCTAAGAAGTTCGCTGCTTACGAAGGTGGTCCAAAGAGAATCGTATGGATGCCTAAAGAATTAAAAGACTATGTAAGCGAAAGATTAAATCAAACTGCTAAAGAAATGTATGGAATAGATAACTTTACAGATATGATCTGTGATGAAACTATCGCAGTTGATCCAGAAGAAGTATTGAATTTCCTTACTGAAAAAGGACATCCAGCTTTAGAAATGGATCCATTAATGTAAAAATACACACATAAGACTCCTACTTTTATAGTGGGAGTCTTATACAAAATTTAAGGAGGGTTTAAATATGTATCCAGAAAATTTAAAATATCATAAAGAGCATACTTGGGTAAAAGTAGAAGGAGATACTGCTTTAATTGGTATTAGCGATTATGCACAACAACAATTAGGCGAAGTATTATTTGTTGAAATGCCAGAAATAGGAGATGAAATTAAAGCTGGAGAAGAGTTCGGTGTAGTTGAATCTTCAAAAGTAGCATCCGACTTAATTGCTCCTGTAACTGGAGAAGTTTTAGAAATAAATGAAAAACTAGATGATGAAGCTGAATATATAAATGAAGCACCTTATGATGCTTGGATCGTTAAAATCAAGTTAGCTGATGCAGCTGAAGTAGAAGCTTTATTAAATGCTGAAGATTATCAAGGTGGATTAGAATAATTTTTAACTTACTTAAATGAAAAACCTGTTTCTGCAAGGTAGACTCTAATGATAGGCCAATGTTTTAAAGATTAGCCTGAGGAATATACCTTGCAGAAATATTATTATGCTTTTTTATGATCCTATTGCCTCGCTTTATCCTGGCAAGTATTATTGGAGGGGTATTCAGATGATAAATGTAAAGTTTATACCAGCAGGAATCGAAATCAAGGCAAGAATAGGTGAGAGTTTATTGGAGATTGCTAGAAGGGCAAATGTCTTTATAGATGCCCCTTGTAATGGTAGTCTTTCCTGTGGAAAATGCAAGGTTAAAATTGTTGAAGGACAAGTTGATACGAAGACAAACCGTCACATTACAGCAGATGAGCTAAAAACAGGATACGTATTGGCCTGTGATACGAAAGTAACAGAAGACGTAGTTGTTGAGACGATTGAAGGACAATCCTCCTATCTAGCGGGGATGAAGATAGAAGATTTATCGGGACCAAGAGATCATGAGATTTTTGAAAGAGCAAAGGCTCAAGTTTTAGATAATGGCATGAAATTTTCTTCCTATGTAAAAAAGGATTATATTATGATAGAAGCACCTACCCTTGATGATAATATATCAGATTGGGATAGAATAAAGAGGCACTTAAGAAATCACCTAGGATACTCAAAAGTATTCTGTAGATTACCTATATTAAGAAAATTACCTTCTATTTTAAGGGATAGTGAGTTTAAAGTAACCATCACCCATATACCTAGAGGAAAAAATAGAACAATGATTGTCAATATAGAAGCTGGAGATACCACAGATAGACTTTATGGCATAGCACTGGATATTGGAACCACTTCAGTAGCTGCCTGTCTTGTGGATCTTTATCAGGGTAAACTTTTAGCGAAGGCTTCAGCTGGTAATGCTCAAATGAAGTATGGAGCCGATGTTATTCATAGGATTATATATGCAACAAAAAAGAAGGGCTTGGAAGAACTAAGCCATGCCATCATACATGAAACCATCAATCCATTATTGGTAAAGATGTATCGTGATGCAGGCATAGACAAAGAAGAAGTAATTGCTTTTGTTGCAGCTGGGAATACAACGATGTCACATTTATTGTTAGGGATTTATCCTGACTACTTGAGACTAGAACCCTATATTCCTACATTTTCCAATGCACCCTTTATTAAAGCTTCTGAACTAGAATTAGAGATGAATTCTGAAACCTTTTTGTATATAACACCTTCTATAGCTAGCTATGTGGGGGGAGATATCACCGCTGGGGTTTTAGCTTCTGGAATATGGACTTCAGAAGAAAATGTATTATTAATTGATTTAGGAACCAATGGGGAACTTGTCTTTGGCAGCAAGGATTATATGGTAACCTGTGCCTGTTCAGCTGGTCCAGCCTTTGAAGGCGGAGAAATTAGTTGTGGAATGCGGGCTGCTGGTGGAGCCATTGAAAGAGTTGAGATAAACAGAGAAACATATGACCCCAAACTTGTGATTATAAATGATGAAAAGCCAAAGGGAATATGTGGATCAGGGATCATAGACCTTATTGCAGAAATGCTGAAAGCTGGTTTGATCGATAGAAGGGGAAAATTAAATAAAAATCTTGATAATAATAGGATACGATTTGACGAGTATAACATTGGAGAATATGTACTAGCTTTTAAAGAAGAGTGGGATATCCAAGAGGATATTACCATCACGGAAATTGATATTGATAATTTTATTAAGGCTAAAGGTGCAGTGTATTCAGGACTTTCTACACTGATTACCAGCTTAGGAATGGATTTTTCTATTGTCGATAAGATATATATTGCTGGAGGTATCGGAAACAGCCTTTCTATAGATAGAGCTATAGAGATAGGTTTGTTCCCTGATGTAGAAAAAGATAAGTTTGTATATATAGGAAATAGTTCTTTGATGGGATGTTATCTTACACTAATGAGTGAAGATGCAAGGAAAAAGCTAGAGGAGATTTCAAATCACATGACTTATATAGAGTTAAGTGTTTATCCAACTTATATGGATGAATTTATTTCTGCTTGTTTTTTACCTCACACAGATATTGAACGCTTTCCTACAGTTGAAAAAATTCTAAAAGATAATAAGATTAATTAAAGTGATATAAAAACTTTTTTATACTTAAAGATTTCTTTAAAGCGGTTGAAGTGCTTTAAGGAAATCTTTTTTTATAGAAAATATGTTATACTTAGTAGAGGGAACAGTATACTTGTAATGCCTAAAGGGAGGAAGAATAGTGAATAATAGTTATGATTTAACCTTATCAGAGCATGGTTGTAAAGATTGTTATAAATGTGTTAGAAATTGTCCTGTAAAGGCCATCTATTTAAAAGAAAATACAACAGAAATTTCTCCATCTCGTTGCATTGCCTGTGGAAAATGTTTTACTGTATGTCCTAGAAACAATAAAGCTATGGCAAATAGCTCTATTCGAGTAAAAGCACTTATGAATAGTAATAGAACTTTAGTAGCAAGTATTGATCCTACCTTTGTAGCTTATTTTGGGAAAAACTACAAAAAACTAATCACTGCTTTAAGAAAACTTGGATTTCAATACATCGAAGAAACTTCTGTGGCTTCAGATATACTTTTTAATAAATATAAAGAAGTTTGGACAACGGACCAACAAAAGTATTATATTACTTCTAATTGCTCTGCTGTCAACTTAATGGTTCAAAAATATTATCCAGAACTAATAAATTATATGTTGCCGATACTTCCACCCATGATGATTCATGCTAATTTACTTAAAGAAAAATATGGTTCCAAGTCAAAAGTAGTATTCTTTGGACCTTGTATAGCTGCTAGAATCGAAGCAAATGATGAGTCTTTACAAGAAATTCAAAAGTTAGATGCAGTCATGAGTTTTAAAGAGTTAAGAGAGTGGATCATCTCAGAAGGCATTACTTTAAAACGTTTAGAGGATGGGTGTTTTGATCAGGAAGGTTCAAAAGAAGGTAAGATTTATGCTGCTCTAGGACTACCTATAGTGGAAGAAGAATTATACGGGGGTAAAGATTTTATTAAAGTTCATGGGGCACAAAACAGTAGAGAAGTTTTAGACAGCATTAAACAAGAAGAATTAGATCCTGCTATCATAGAAATCAATTTTTGTTTAAATGGATGTATCGGAGGACCGAATTTTCATAATGCTGAGGAAAATCTTTTTTCAAGAACAAAGCAAGTAAAACAATATGCAAGAAACACAGCAGGTACGCCCTCTAAAGAAGCAGTTGAATTTTCTGATGGGTGTCGTAGAAACTTCTTTGATAAGAGAGTGTGGAATGAGCTACCTAATAACTTGGAAATAAGAAAAATTTTAAAGGAAATGGGAAAGTTTAAAAAAGAAGATGAGTTAGATTGTGGTACATGTGGATATGAAACTTGTCGAGAAAAGGCCATAGCCATTTATAATGGCATGGATAAGACAGATATGTGCTTGCCTTATATGAGAAAAAAATGTGAAACATTATCTAACTTAATATTTGAACATTCACCAAACTTTCTGTTTTTAGTCAATAGAAGTTTAGAAATTTTAAGCATCAATCCAGCGGCCATAAGACATTTAAACATTGAAAAAACACATGATAATAAATTGCACTTAACTACGGTACTGGACTGTTTAGACTATCTAGAAGTTTTTGAAACAAAACAAAATATTTCTGGGCAGAAGGTTTATCTAGAAATGCAAAATTTAACTGTAATGCAAAATTTGATTTATATTGAAGAACAGGATGCCATCTTAGCTGTTCTTAATAACATAACTACAGAGGAAGAAAGAGTAAAACAATTAATGGAAGTACGACAGAAAACTGGTGAAATGGTACAAAAGGTTATCAAAAAACAGATGACGATTGCGCAGGAAATTTGTAGCGTTTTAGGAGAAACAACCGCTGAAACAAAGGTCATCTTAAAGAAATTTTTAGATTTAACTGTAGAAAAGTCAGGTGATGAATAGATGAGGGGTCATATAGAAGTAGGTTTCGATTTATTGAATAAGCATAATGAGGAACTATGCGGTGATCAGATAGAGATTGTTAGAACAGAGGATGCCACGATCTGTGTCTTATCGGACGGCCTAAGGAGCGGTGTTAAAGCCAATATATTAGCAACCCTAACAGCCAAAATCGCCTCTACTATGTTAAAGTACGGTTCTGATTTATCAGAGGTTATCGACACAGTTACCAGTACCTTACCCATCTGCAAGGTGAGAGATATAGCTTACTCTACCTTTTCTATTCTATATATCAAAAACAATGGAGAGGCCTATATTGCTATATTTGATAATCCGCTACCTTTTTATTATTCAAAGGAAAAAAATAAGGTGACAAAAATGGAAGGAAGTACCAAAGTTATTAACGATAAGAAAATTACAGAAATTCAATGCAAATTAAAGGAAGGCGACTGTATCACTGTTGTTTCCGACGGTGTAATCCATGCAGGTGCAGGGGAAGTATTAAATTATGGTTGGGAATGGGAGCATGTGGCACAATATTTAGAGTCTTTATGTGGTAGTAAAAATGCTTTAATGATTTCTAAATCCTTGCTTACTATCTGTAGTGACTTATATGAAGAAAAGCCTGGAGATGACGCAAGTGTACTGACTATCAAGGTAAATAGACCTAAAACCATTAATATATTTACAGGCCCTCCTATACTAAAGGAGAAGGATGCTGTCTTAGTAGAAAAGTTCATGGAAAGCCCAGGTAAAAAAATCATCTGTGGAGGAACTGCTTCTAATATTGTAGCTAGAGAGTTAAAAAGGCAGGCAAAGATGGATATAAAGACACTTACAAAAAAAGTACCACCGATTTCTTATATGGAAGGAATTGATTTAATCACAGAAGGGGTTTTGACAATGGATGAAACCTTAAATATTTTAAAAAATGTATTAATGCAAACTATATCCATAGAAGTAATGAAGGAATTACAAGAAAAAAATGGTGCCGCTATGTTAGCCAATAGACTGGTAAATCAATCTACACATGTAAACTTTTTTTTAGGTCATTCCTTAAACTTAGCCCATACAGAAAGTGGTAATTCTTCAAAACTAGGAAAAAAGTTTAGAATTACTGGTGAAATGATCAATACTTTAAGAAGGCTTGGTAAAACAGTAAATGTATATTATTTTTAGTTATCCTTTCTATAACTAAAAAACTTATTTTATGAAAAATAGCCATCCCATGCTCAATATAAATAAAAAAACATATGTAGGGAACCCCTACATATGTTTTTTAGCCTCTATTAACATTTCATTAGCTTTTTCCATGAACTCTACTGCTTTTTGAATATTATCTGCAGCAGCAGCTTTATCCATGTTCTTTGCCTTCTCCACCCACTCTAAAAAACTATCTTGATGGGTTCTGTTATGATTAATCCAATGCACTAACAATACTCTTAAGGTTTTTTCATCCTGACTCAGATGACTGTCATCTGAACAGCAGCCATGATGATGATCGTGGTCGTGATCATGAGAATGTTCGTGAGAATGATG includes:
- the gcvH gene encoding glycine cleavage system protein GcvH; the protein is MYPENLKYHKEHTWVKVEGDTALIGISDYAQQQLGEVLFVEMPEIGDEIKAGEEFGVVESSKVASDLIAPVTGEVLEINEKLDDEAEYINEAPYDAWIVKIKLADAAEVEALLNAEDYQGGLE
- the acsV gene encoding corrinoid activation/regeneration protein AcsV; this encodes MINVKFIPAGIEIKARIGESLLEIARRANVFIDAPCNGSLSCGKCKVKIVEGQVDTKTNRHITADELKTGYVLACDTKVTEDVVVETIEGQSSYLAGMKIEDLSGPRDHEIFERAKAQVLDNGMKFSSYVKKDYIMIEAPTLDDNISDWDRIKRHLRNHLGYSKVFCRLPILRKLPSILRDSEFKVTITHIPRGKNRTMIVNIEAGDTTDRLYGIALDIGTTSVAACLVDLYQGKLLAKASAGNAQMKYGADVIHRIIYATKKKGLEELSHAIIHETINPLLVKMYRDAGIDKEEVIAFVAAGNTTMSHLLLGIYPDYLRLEPYIPTFSNAPFIKASELELEMNSETFLYITPSIASYVGGDITAGVLASGIWTSEENVLLIDLGTNGELVFGSKDYMVTCACSAGPAFEGGEISCGMRAAGGAIERVEINRETYDPKLVIINDEKPKGICGSGIIDLIAEMLKAGLIDRRGKLNKNLDNNRIRFDEYNIGEYVLAFKEEWDIQEDITITEIDIDNFIKAKGAVYSGLSTLITSLGMDFSIVDKIYIAGGIGNSLSIDRAIEIGLFPDVEKDKFVYIGNSSLMGCYLTLMSEDARKKLEEISNHMTYIELSVYPTYMDEFISACFLPHTDIERFPTVEKILKDNKIN
- a CDS encoding SpoIIE family protein phosphatase, which encodes MRGHIEVGFDLLNKHNEELCGDQIEIVRTEDATICVLSDGLRSGVKANILATLTAKIASTMLKYGSDLSEVIDTVTSTLPICKVRDIAYSTFSILYIKNNGEAYIAIFDNPLPFYYSKEKNKVTKMEGSTKVINDKKITEIQCKLKEGDCITVVSDGVIHAGAGEVLNYGWEWEHVAQYLESLCGSKNALMISKSLLTICSDLYEEKPGDDASVLTIKVNRPKTINIFTGPPILKEKDAVLVEKFMESPGKKIICGGTASNIVARELKRQAKMDIKTLTKKVPPISYMEGIDLITEGVLTMDETLNILKNVLMQTISIEVMKELQEKNGAAMLANRLVNQSTHVNFFLGHSLNLAHTESGNSSKLGKKFRITGEMINTLRRLGKTVNVYYF
- a CDS encoding [Fe-Fe] hydrogenase large subunit C-terminal domain-containing protein; this translates as MNNSYDLTLSEHGCKDCYKCVRNCPVKAIYLKENTTEISPSRCIACGKCFTVCPRNNKAMANSSIRVKALMNSNRTLVASIDPTFVAYFGKNYKKLITALRKLGFQYIEETSVASDILFNKYKEVWTTDQQKYYITSNCSAVNLMVQKYYPELINYMLPILPPMMIHANLLKEKYGSKSKVVFFGPCIAARIEANDESLQEIQKLDAVMSFKELREWIISEGITLKRLEDGCFDQEGSKEGKIYAALGLPIVEEELYGGKDFIKVHGAQNSREVLDSIKQEELDPAIIEINFCLNGCIGGPNFHNAEENLFSRTKQVKQYARNTAGTPSKEAVEFSDGCRRNFFDKRVWNELPNNLEIRKILKEMGKFKKEDELDCGTCGYETCREKAIAIYNGMDKTDMCLPYMRKKCETLSNLIFEHSPNFLFLVNRSLEILSINPAAIRHLNIEKTHDNKLHLTTVLDCLDYLEVFETKQNISGQKVYLEMQNLTVMQNLIYIEEQDAILAVLNNITTEEERVKQLMEVRQKTGEMVQKVIKKQMTIAQEICSVLGETTAETKVILKKFLDLTVEKSGDE
- the acsB gene encoding acetyl-CoA decarbonylase/synthase complex subunit alpha/beta: MNLFNIIYTGSNQALAAAEGLLKKAIEEKGVDHKVAFPETAYSLPIIYAATGQKMNTLQDLEGAIGVVKSLIDEQPRLEPALNAGLATAVAAEIIEAVKYALNETPYEAPCTGHISDAIIRSLGVPLVTGDIPGVAVVLGECPDSETAAKVIKDYQSKGLLTFLVGKIIDQAIEANVKMGLELRVIPLGYDVTSVIHVVSVAIRASLIFGGVEPGKLAEHMEYTKNRVPAFVNAFGPLSELVVSAGAGAIALGFPVITDQTVLEVPTLLLTQKDYDKVPATSLEARGIKIKITEIPIPVGFAAAFEGERVRKDDLNVEFGGNKTECWELVKARDLGDIEDHKIEIIGPDIDQIEGTPKRLPLAIIVEVAGKNMQEDFEPVLERRIHYFMNYTEGVMHVGQRDTSWIRINHDTFNAGFRLKHIGEVLYAKMRDEFDAVVDKCQITIVTDPEKVAAMKETHAIPKYTARDERLASLTDDSVDTFYSCLLCQSFAPAHVCIVTPERLGLCGAVSWLDAKATKELDPTGPCQPILKEGVEDEDKGIWNSVNEHVAEKSQGAVERITLYSLMEDPMTSCGCFECIAGIMPEANGVVIVNREHGGTTPVGMTFGELASMSGGGVQTPGFMGHGRFFISSKKFAAYEGGPKRIVWMPKELKDYVSERLNQTAKEMYGIDNFTDMICDETIAVDPEEVLNFLTEKGHPALEMDPLM
- the acsD gene encoding acetyl-CoA decarbonylase/synthase complex subunit delta, with the protein product MAFKMSVQDYKGKINEVEIGKGDKAFKVGGEEALSFYSFDGAAGQTPKVGVEILDIYPEEWIPALQELYKDVANNPAEWAKFVEKELNPDFICLRLIGADPNGLDKSVEECAEVAKAVAEAITLPLVVAGTGNHDKDAKLFEKVAAAVEGKNVLVLAATEENYKGVGAAAGLAYGHKVGAESSVDINLAKQLNVLLGQLGVKTEDVVMHIGCSAVGYGFEYLISTVDRIRLAALSQNDKTLQMPIITPVSFETWNVKEAVADVEDAPDWGCKEERGITMEISTATSIITVGADAVIVRHPKSLETVKKFVAALA
- the acsE gene encoding carbon monoxide dehydrogenase/acetyl-CoA synthase methytransferase subunit → MEKFLVIGERIHCISPVIRKALAERNPEPILKRAKEQIDAGADYVDVNIGPAAKDGEELMTWAVQLIQKEFDNVPLALDTINRAAMVAGLKVYNKSRGKAIINSADAGPRIDLFDLAAEHDAMIIGLCAKEGIPRDTEERIAYCTEMLEKAMGLGMDPSDILFDPLFLVIKGMQEKQSDVLDAIRQITEMGLKTTGGLSNVSNGAPKHVRPILDSAFAAMAMQCGLSSAIINPCDKELMDTIKSCDVIKNNILYADSYLDL
- the acsC gene encoding acetyl-CoA decarbonylase/synthase complex subunit gamma, giving the protein MALTGLDIFKLTPKSNCKDCGFPTCLAFCMKVAAGAVEIGKCPHMSAEALEKLSEATAPPMKAIKIGTGDNEYTLGGETVLFRHEKTFVSRNRFAVAFNDAMTAEEVDAKLANIKKVNYVRIGEEMKVEIAALKYTANKDNYINLVKKVKDSDAQLVYMLVCEDADVLKEALELVKDEKPVVYGATKDNYEAMVNLVKDAKLPLGLKAANLDELYDLVDKVQALDYKELLLAVEDPSVKETFKNVVQIRRTALKEQDRKFGYPSVVFANDLTGGDKYMEVALASLFTLKYGSIVVLDDIDYARALPLFALRQNVYTDPQRPMRVEPDCYSINGADDNSPVLITVDFALTYFIAAGEIERSKVPVWLAVPDAGGYSVLTAWAAGKFGADNISKFIKNSGIADKTKSRKLVIPGLVAVLKGELEDELPGWEIVVGPEEAMHIPKFLKQLASEDATA